A stretch of the Streptomyces sp. NBC_00078 genome encodes the following:
- a CDS encoding dihydrofolate reductase family protein, with protein MGKLVSTIFVTLDGVYQAPGGPQEDTRDGFEHGGWSFPFGDDDFGRFITEVFDRPGAFLLGRRTYDIFASFWPKNTDPADRIASQLNTLPKYVPSSTLSDPQWAGTTVISGDLGKEVTALKERTDGELQVHGSGALVQSLLALDLVDTLHLLTFPVVLGSGLRFFTEGAVPTKFRHAGGSVTSAGVSIQSYDLAGRPDYGSYAEPENA; from the coding sequence ATGGGCAAGCTCGTCTCCACCATCTTCGTCACCCTCGACGGCGTCTACCAGGCACCCGGCGGACCCCAGGAGGACACCCGCGACGGCTTCGAGCACGGCGGCTGGAGTTTCCCGTTCGGCGACGACGACTTCGGCCGGTTCATCACCGAGGTCTTCGACCGTCCCGGTGCGTTCCTCCTCGGCCGCCGTACGTACGACATCTTCGCCTCGTTCTGGCCGAAGAACACCGACCCCGCCGACCGGATCGCCTCCCAGCTGAACACGCTGCCGAAGTACGTCCCTTCGTCCACCCTCTCCGACCCGCAGTGGGCCGGCACCACCGTGATCAGCGGCGATCTGGGCAAGGAGGTCACCGCCCTCAAGGAGCGCACCGACGGCGAGCTCCAGGTGCACGGCAGCGGTGCCCTCGTCCAGTCCCTGCTGGCGCTCGACCTCGTCGACACCCTCCACCTGCTGACGTTCCCGGTGGTCCTCGGCTCCGGCCTCCGCTTCTTCACCGAGGGCGCCGTTCCGACCAAGTTCCGTCACGCCGGCGGAAGCGTCACCTCCGCGGGCGTCTCCATCCAGTCGTACGACCTGGCGGGACGCCCGGACTACGGCTCGTACGCGGAACCGGAGAACGCCTGA
- a CDS encoding ROK family glucokinase — MSTYGNFSAPIGSRRAPALRTVGTRERRSHLTAPRVPTVGIDIGGTKVMAGVVDADGNILEKLRAETPDKSKSPKVVEDTIVELVLDLSDRHDVHAVGIGAAGWVDADRNRVLFAPHLSWRNEPLRDRLAGRLAVPVLVDNDANSAAWAEWRFGAGRGEDHLVMITLGTGIGGAILEDGQVKRGKYGVAGEFGHMQVVPGGHRCPCGNRGCWEQYSSGNALVREAKELAAADSPVAYGIIEHVKGNIADITGPMITELAREGDAMCIELLQDIGQWLGVGIANLAAALDPSCFVIGGGVSAADDLLIGPARDAFKRQLTGRGYRPEARIARAQLGPEAGMVGAADLARLVARRFRRAKRRRVERYERYERYAETRRSTQDTA; from the coding sequence ATGAGCACCTACGGCAACTTCAGCGCCCCCATAGGCTCCAGGCGCGCCCCCGCGCTCCGTACCGTCGGCACCCGGGAGCGGCGCTCGCACCTGACCGCGCCGCGCGTGCCGACAGTCGGCATCGACATCGGCGGCACCAAGGTGATGGCGGGCGTCGTCGACGCCGACGGCAACATCCTGGAGAAGCTGCGCGCGGAGACCCCGGACAAGTCCAAGAGCCCCAAGGTCGTCGAGGACACCATCGTCGAACTGGTCCTGGACCTCTCCGACCGGCACGACGTGCACGCGGTCGGCATCGGCGCGGCCGGCTGGGTCGACGCCGACCGCAACCGCGTCCTGTTCGCGCCCCACCTGTCCTGGCGCAACGAGCCGCTCCGCGACCGCCTCGCCGGCCGGCTCGCCGTGCCCGTCCTGGTCGACAACGACGCCAACTCCGCCGCCTGGGCCGAGTGGCGCTTCGGCGCGGGCCGCGGCGAGGACCACCTGGTCATGATCACGCTGGGCACCGGCATCGGCGGCGCGATCCTGGAGGACGGCCAGGTCAAGCGGGGCAAGTACGGTGTCGCGGGCGAGTTCGGCCATATGCAGGTCGTGCCCGGCGGCCACCGCTGCCCGTGCGGCAACCGCGGCTGCTGGGAGCAGTACAGCTCCGGCAACGCGCTGGTCCGCGAGGCCAAGGAGCTGGCCGCCGCCGACTCCCCGGTGGCGTACGGGATCATCGAGCACGTCAAGGGGAACATCGCCGACATCACCGGCCCGATGATCACCGAGCTGGCCCGCGAGGGCGACGCGATGTGCATCGAGCTGCTGCAGGACATCGGCCAGTGGCTCGGCGTCGGCATCGCCAACCTCGCGGCCGCCCTGGACCCGTCCTGCTTCGTCATCGGCGGCGGTGTCTCGGCCGCCGACGACCTGCTCATCGGCCCGGCACGCGACGCCTTCAAGCGTCAGCTCACCGGCCGCGGCTACCGCCCCGAGGCCCGTATCGCCCGCGCCCAGCTCGGCCCCGAGGCCGGTATGGTCGGCGCCGCCGACCTCGCCCGCCTGGTCGCCCGCCGCTTCCGCCGCGCCAAGCGCCGCCGGGTAGAGCGCTACGAGCGCTACGAGCGGTACGCGGAAACCCGTCGTTCGACCCAGGACACTGCATGA
- a CDS encoding ribonuclease domain-containing protein: protein MNFPPRTTRIGAAAALLSALLVGGTVSATTADAAAASVGSICYGALPSQAHDTLDLIAQGGPFPYSQDGVVFTNREGVLPSQSSGYYHEYTVKTPGSPTRGARRIVTGEETQEDYYTSDHYATFDLVDFGC, encoded by the coding sequence ATGAACTTCCCCCCACGCACCACTCGCATCGGCGCCGCAGCCGCTCTCCTGTCCGCCCTCCTCGTGGGCGGCACCGTCTCCGCCACCACGGCGGACGCCGCTGCCGCGTCCGTCGGCAGCATCTGCTACGGCGCCCTGCCCTCCCAGGCGCACGACACCCTCGACCTGATCGCGCAGGGCGGGCCCTTCCCGTACTCGCAGGACGGCGTCGTCTTCACGAACCGCGAAGGCGTCCTGCCCAGCCAGTCGTCCGGGTACTACCACGAGTACACGGTCAAGACGCCCGGCTCGCCCACCCGCGGAGCCCGCCGCATCGTCACCGGCGAGGAGACCCAGGAGGACTACTACACCTCCGACCACTACGCCACGTTCGACCTGGTCGACTTCGGCTGCTGA
- a CDS encoding sensor histidine kinase, with the protein MSDDRPASAEVGTIGPRWLFPSAVLHELEPDAGRSGRPRRTARDWVVDFTCFLLAVALGLAAADTLSRDGNTPHALAVADQLLGALSCAAVWLRRRRPLGLAVAMVLVGLVSNTAGGAGIVALFTLAVHRPFRYIAWVGGASLALIPLMFWLRPDPDLPYGGAVAFTELLTLTVIGWGMFVRSKRQLTLSLRDRARRAETEAQLRAEQAQRLAREAIAREMHDVLAHRLTLLSVHAGALEFRPDAPQEEIARAAGVIRESAHEALQDLREIIGVLRAGEPDDAGRPQPTLAALDALVTECREAGMKVTLASRVTDPAAVPASVGRTAYRIAQETLTNARKHAPGTEVTVCVTGAPGDGLVVEVRNPAPEGEVPSVPGSGQGLIGLTERATLAGGRLAHGAEHDGGFRVRAWLPWG; encoded by the coding sequence GTGAGTGACGACAGGCCGGCCTCGGCCGAAGTGGGGACCATCGGGCCCAGATGGCTGTTTCCGTCGGCTGTGCTCCACGAACTCGAGCCCGACGCCGGGCGTTCCGGGCGTCCCCGGCGCACCGCGCGTGACTGGGTCGTCGACTTCACCTGCTTCCTGCTCGCCGTCGCCCTCGGTCTGGCGGCCGCGGACACCCTCAGCCGCGACGGCAACACCCCGCACGCCCTCGCCGTCGCCGACCAGTTGCTCGGTGCGCTGTCCTGCGCGGCGGTGTGGCTGCGCCGTCGCCGGCCGCTCGGGCTGGCCGTCGCGATGGTCCTCGTGGGCCTGGTGTCGAACACGGCGGGCGGCGCCGGCATCGTCGCCCTCTTCACCCTCGCCGTGCACCGGCCCTTCCGGTACATCGCCTGGGTCGGCGGTGCATCCCTCGCTCTGATTCCGCTGATGTTCTGGTTGCGCCCGGACCCCGATCTGCCGTACGGGGGAGCGGTCGCGTTCACGGAGCTGCTGACCCTCACGGTCATCGGCTGGGGCATGTTCGTACGGTCCAAGCGCCAGCTCACGCTGAGCCTGCGCGACCGCGCCCGCCGCGCCGAGACGGAGGCGCAGCTGCGTGCCGAGCAGGCGCAGCGGCTGGCCCGTGAGGCCATCGCCCGGGAGATGCACGACGTCCTCGCACACCGGCTGACGCTGCTGAGCGTGCACGCGGGCGCCCTGGAGTTCCGGCCGGACGCACCCCAGGAGGAGATCGCGCGAGCGGCCGGCGTCATCCGGGAAAGCGCGCACGAGGCCCTCCAGGACCTGCGGGAGATCATCGGAGTCCTGCGCGCGGGCGAGCCCGACGACGCGGGCCGCCCCCAGCCGACGCTCGCCGCACTGGACGCACTGGTCACCGAGTGCCGCGAGGCCGGCATGAAGGTCACCCTCGCCAGCCGCGTCACCGACCCCGCCGCCGTCCCCGCCTCCGTCGGCCGCACCGCCTACCGCATCGCCCAGGAGACCCTGACCAACGCCCGCAAACACGCCCCCGGCACGGAGGTCACGGTCTGCGTCACAGGTGCCCCGGGCGACGGCCTCGTCGTGGAGGTCCGCAATCCCGCCCCGGAGGGCGAGGTCCCCTCCGTGCCAGGCTCCGGGCAGGGCCTGATCGGCCTGACGGAACGGGCCACGCTGGCCGGCGGCCGGCTGGCGCACGGGGCGGAGCACGACGGAGGGTTCCGGGTCCGGGCCTGGCTGCCCTGGGGATGA
- the alc gene encoding allantoicase, with product MTAQQQSGLTRFTGDANPFGGGDPYADYRTADFPFTQYANLADRQLGAGVIAANDEFFAQRENLLVPEPAHFDPEHFGHKGKIMDGWETRRRRGASADHPWPTAEDHDWALVRLGAPGVIRGIVVDTAHFRGNYPQAVSVEGASVPGFPSPEELLGDDVKWTTLVPRTPVGGHAANGFAVSVEQRFTHLRVSQHPDGGIARLRVYGEVVPDPNWLETLGTFDVVALENGGQVEDASNLFYSPATNTIQPGRSRKMDDGWETRRRRDQGNDWIRYRLTAQSRIRAIEIDTAYLKGNSAGWASVSLRDGESGEWTQILPRTRLQPDTNHRFVLPAPAVGTHARVDIYPDGGISRLRLFGSLTTQGTSGLAARHQELGG from the coding sequence GTGACGGCGCAGCAGCAATCAGGACTGACTCGTTTCACCGGCGACGCGAACCCCTTCGGAGGCGGTGACCCGTACGCGGACTACCGTACGGCCGACTTCCCCTTCACCCAGTACGCCAACCTCGCCGACCGGCAGCTCGGCGCCGGCGTCATCGCCGCCAACGACGAGTTCTTCGCCCAGCGCGAGAACCTGCTGGTGCCCGAGCCGGCCCACTTCGACCCCGAGCACTTCGGGCACAAGGGCAAGATCATGGACGGCTGGGAGACGCGGCGCCGCCGCGGCGCCTCGGCCGACCACCCGTGGCCGACGGCCGAGGACCACGACTGGGCGCTGGTCCGCCTCGGTGCCCCCGGCGTGATCCGCGGGATCGTCGTCGACACGGCCCACTTCCGCGGCAACTACCCGCAGGCGGTGTCGGTCGAGGGCGCGTCGGTCCCGGGCTTCCCGTCGCCGGAGGAACTCCTCGGGGACGACGTGAAGTGGACGACCCTCGTCCCGCGCACCCCCGTCGGCGGCCACGCGGCGAACGGCTTCGCCGTGTCGGTCGAGCAGCGCTTCACCCACCTGCGCGTCAGCCAGCACCCAGACGGCGGCATCGCACGCCTGCGTGTGTACGGCGAAGTCGTCCCGGACCCGAACTGGCTGGAGACGCTGGGTACTTTCGACGTCGTGGCGCTGGAGAACGGCGGCCAGGTCGAGGACGCCTCCAACCTCTTCTACTCCCCGGCCACGAACACCATCCAGCCGGGCCGCTCCCGCAAGATGGACGACGGCTGGGAGACCCGCCGCCGCCGAGACCAGGGCAACGACTGGATCCGCTACCGCCTCACGGCCCAGTCCCGGATCCGAGCCATCGAGATCGACACGGCGTACCTGAAGGGCAACAGCGCGGGCTGGGCGTCTGTGTCGCTGCGGGACGGCGAGAGTGGCGAGTGGACCCAGATCCTCCCCCGAACCCGCCTCCAGCCCGACACCAACCACCGCTTCGTCCTCCCGGCCCCGGCCGTAGGCACCCACGCGCGCGTGGACATCTACCCCGACGGCGGCATCTCCCGACTGCGGCTGTTCGGTTCCCTGACGACGCAAGGGACGTCCGGCCTGGCGGCCCGGCACCAGGAACTGGGGGGCTGA
- a CDS encoding AIM24 family protein, which yields MTLQQEIVGNAMQMAVVSLRPGQTVYCEAGKFLFKTTNVTMDTRLSGPSSGGGQAQGGGGGMGGMLRQAMGTAMQAGQRMLAGESLAFQYFSAQGGEGTVGFAGVLPGEMRALELSGTRAWFAEKDAFVAAESTVEFAIAFQGGRTGMSGGEGFVLEKFTGHGTVIIAGAGNFIDLNPADFGGRIEVDTGCVVAFEEGIQYGVQRVGGLNRQGIMNAVFGGEGLSLATLEGNGRVILQSLTIESLANALKKAQGGDKQGPAGGLFSTNAG from the coding sequence GTGACCCTTCAGCAAGAGATCGTCGGCAACGCCATGCAGATGGCGGTCGTCAGCCTGCGCCCCGGGCAGACCGTGTACTGCGAGGCGGGCAAGTTCCTGTTCAAGACGACGAACGTGACCATGGACACCCGCCTGTCCGGTCCGTCGAGCGGCGGCGGCCAGGCCCAGGGCGGAGGGGGCGGCATGGGCGGCATGCTGCGCCAGGCCATGGGCACCGCCATGCAGGCCGGCCAGCGCATGCTCGCCGGCGAGTCACTGGCGTTCCAGTACTTCAGCGCCCAGGGCGGCGAGGGCACCGTCGGTTTCGCGGGCGTTCTCCCCGGCGAGATGCGCGCCCTCGAACTCAGCGGCACGCGCGCGTGGTTCGCCGAGAAGGACGCCTTCGTGGCCGCCGAGTCCACCGTAGAGTTCGCCATCGCCTTCCAGGGCGGCCGCACCGGTATGAGCGGCGGCGAGGGCTTCGTCCTGGAGAAGTTCACCGGGCACGGCACGGTGATCATCGCGGGCGCGGGCAACTTCATCGATCTCAACCCGGCCGACTTCGGCGGCCGTATCGAGGTCGACACGGGCTGCGTCGTCGCCTTCGAGGAGGGCATCCAGTACGGCGTCCAGCGGGTCGGCGGCCTCAACCGCCAGGGGATTATGAACGCCGTCTTCGGCGGCGAGGGCCTGTCCCTGGCCACCCTGGAGGGCAACGGCCGGGTGATCCTGCAGTCCCTCACCATCGAGAGCCTCGCGAACGCCCTGAAGAAGGCCCAGGGCGGCGACAAGCAGGGACCGGCGGGCGGCCTCTTCTCCACCAACGCAGGGTGA
- a CDS encoding 3-oxoacyl-ACP reductase family protein gives MTTTRTTLHGKTALVTGGSRGIGAATALRLAREGADVAITYVNGKEAAEEVVRRIEALGRRAVALRADSADAEEAGGAVERTARALGGLDVLVNNAGVGVLGPLEGLSLADVDRVLAVNVRGVFLASQAAATRMPAGGRIVTIGTCMTQRVPGPGGTLYATSKAALTGLTKALARELGGRGITANIVHPGPIDTDMNPAGGPYAADQAAMTALGRFGTAEEVAAMVVHLAGAEYVTGAEFAVDGGFAA, from the coding sequence ATGACAACGACTCGGACAACCCTGCACGGCAAGACGGCCCTGGTCACCGGCGGCAGCCGCGGCATCGGCGCGGCCACCGCGCTGCGGCTCGCCCGGGAGGGCGCGGATGTGGCCATCACGTATGTGAACGGCAAGGAGGCGGCCGAGGAGGTCGTACGGCGGATCGAGGCGCTGGGACGGCGGGCGGTGGCCCTGCGCGCGGACTCCGCGGACGCGGAGGAGGCCGGGGGCGCGGTGGAACGTACGGCGCGGGCGCTGGGCGGACTCGACGTGCTGGTCAACAACGCGGGGGTGGGAGTGCTGGGGCCCCTGGAGGGCCTCTCGCTCGCCGACGTCGACCGGGTGCTGGCCGTGAATGTGCGCGGTGTGTTCCTGGCCTCGCAGGCGGCGGCCACGCGGATGCCGGCCGGCGGGCGGATCGTGACCATCGGCACGTGTATGACGCAGCGCGTGCCGGGGCCGGGCGGAACGCTGTACGCGACGAGCAAGGCGGCGCTGACCGGGTTGACGAAGGCGCTCGCGCGGGAGTTGGGCGGGCGGGGGATCACGGCGAACATCGTGCATCCGGGGCCGATCGACACGGACATGAACCCGGCGGGCGGGCCGTATGCGGCAGATCAGGCTGCGATGACCGCGCTGGGCCGGTTCGGGACGGCGGAGGAGGTCGCGGCGATGGTGGTGCATCTGGCGGGGGCCGAGTACGTCACGGGGGCGGAGTTCGCCGTGGACGGTGGGTTCGCGGCGTGA
- a CDS encoding response regulator transcription factor: MTAIRLLLVDDDPLVRAGLSLMMGGADDIEIVGEAADGSEVEALVDRTRPDVVLMDIRMPSVDGLTATERLRGRKDAPQVVVLTTFHADEQVLRALRAGAAGFVLKDTPPAEIVDAVRRVAVGDPVLSPTVTRQLMEHAVGSGADTRRTHARVRIAVLNDREREVAVAVGRGLSNAEIAAALFMSVATVKTHVSRILAKLDLNNRVQIALLAYDAGLLEEPDGDGH; this comes from the coding sequence ATGACTGCGATCAGACTGCTCCTCGTCGACGACGACCCCTTGGTACGGGCCGGCCTGTCCCTGATGATGGGTGGCGCCGACGACATCGAGATCGTCGGCGAGGCCGCCGACGGCTCCGAGGTCGAGGCACTCGTCGATCGCACCCGCCCGGACGTGGTCCTCATGGACATCCGGATGCCGTCGGTGGACGGCCTCACGGCCACCGAACGGCTGCGCGGCCGCAAGGACGCCCCGCAGGTCGTCGTCCTCACCACCTTCCACGCCGACGAACAGGTGCTGCGCGCCCTGCGCGCGGGTGCCGCCGGTTTCGTGCTCAAGGACACCCCGCCCGCCGAGATCGTCGACGCGGTGCGCCGGGTCGCGGTCGGTGATCCCGTGCTGTCGCCCACCGTCACACGGCAGTTGATGGAGCACGCCGTCGGCAGCGGCGCCGACACCCGGCGCACGCACGCGCGCGTGCGCATCGCCGTCCTCAACGACCGCGAACGCGAGGTCGCCGTGGCGGTCGGCCGCGGTCTGTCCAACGCCGAGATCGCCGCCGCCCTGTTCATGAGCGTCGCCACCGTCAAGACCCATGTGTCCCGCATCCTGGCCAAGCTCGACCTCAACAACCGTGTGCAGATCGCCTTGTTGGCGTACGACGCGGGACTGCTGGAGGAACCGGACGGCGACGGGCACTAG
- a CDS encoding GntR family transcriptional regulator: MPLELSVDRSSPVPLYFQLSQQLEAAIEHGALTPGSLLGNEIELAGRLGLSRPTVRQAIQSLVDKGLLVRRRGVGTQVVHSQVKRPLELSSLYDDLEAAGQRPATKVLVNTVVPASAEVAAALNLAEGIDVHRVERLRLAHGEPMAHLCNFIPPGLLDLDTGQLEATGLYRMMRAVGITLHSARQTIGARSASAAEAERLAEPEGAPLLTMQRVTFDDTGRAVEYGTHTYRPSRYSFEFQLLVRS, from the coding sequence GTGCCGCTCGAGCTCAGTGTGGACCGGAGCTCTCCCGTGCCGCTGTACTTCCAGCTGTCCCAGCAGCTGGAGGCGGCGATCGAGCACGGAGCGCTCACACCCGGCAGCCTGCTGGGCAACGAGATCGAGCTGGCCGGGCGGCTCGGCCTGTCCCGCCCCACCGTCCGCCAGGCCATCCAGTCGCTCGTCGACAAGGGCCTCCTGGTGCGCCGCCGGGGCGTCGGCACGCAGGTCGTGCACAGCCAGGTCAAGCGTCCGCTCGAACTCAGCAGCCTCTACGACGACCTGGAGGCGGCCGGGCAGCGCCCCGCGACCAAGGTGCTCGTCAACACGGTCGTCCCGGCGTCCGCCGAGGTCGCGGCCGCTCTCAACCTCGCCGAGGGCATCGATGTGCACCGGGTGGAGCGGCTGCGGCTCGCGCACGGTGAGCCGATGGCCCACCTGTGCAACTTCATCCCGCCCGGCCTGCTCGACCTGGACACCGGGCAGCTGGAGGCCACCGGCCTGTACCGCATGATGCGCGCCGTCGGGATCACGCTGCACAGCGCCCGCCAGACCATCGGCGCCCGCTCGGCCTCCGCCGCCGAGGCCGAGCGGCTGGCCGAACCCGAGGGCGCCCCGCTGCTCACCATGCAGCGCGTCACCTTCGACGACACCGGCCGCGCGGTCGAGTACGGCACCCACACCTACCGGCCGTCGCGCTACTCCTTCGAGTTCCAGCTGCTCGTACGGTCATGA
- a CDS encoding sugar kinase has translation MTPPSLPRQASSSDEPSRPPEDRRHKIRRRALTLIIIVLLIGVPAGYLVISANQSRDSGKDKEAKYAATGLTKGWPSKVQRRLYQVPMPHPSGKVASYETNNWKTSRLYVQFQTPLRNLEVFLHDMGVSRADLKRGDITISARDQKITGWDFTSPGPWYGLVHKQKSPKPTQYVMMSLGNRNNPFFYVVSRTVP, from the coding sequence ATGACTCCTCCCTCGCTGCCGCGCCAGGCCTCGTCCTCGGACGAGCCGTCCCGGCCGCCAGAGGACCGCCGTCACAAGATCCGCCGCAGGGCCCTCACCCTGATCATCATCGTGCTGCTCATCGGGGTCCCGGCCGGCTATCTGGTGATCTCCGCCAACCAGAGCCGCGACAGCGGCAAGGACAAGGAGGCCAAGTACGCGGCCACCGGCCTGACCAAGGGCTGGCCGTCGAAGGTGCAGCGCCGCCTCTACCAGGTGCCGATGCCGCACCCGTCGGGCAAGGTCGCCAGCTACGAGACGAACAACTGGAAGACCAGCCGCCTCTACGTCCAGTTCCAGACCCCCCTGCGCAACCTCGAGGTCTTCCTCCACGACATGGGCGTCAGCCGCGCCGACCTGAAGCGGGGGGACATCACCATCAGCGCGCGCGACCAGAAGATCACCGGCTGGGACTTCACCAGCCCGGGCCCCTGGTACGGCCTGGTCCACAAGCAGAAGTCACCCAAGCCCACCCAGTACGTCATGATGAGCCTGGGGAACAGGAACAACCCGTTCTTCTACGTCGTCTCCCGCACCGTTCCGTGA
- a CDS encoding Gfo/Idh/MocA family oxidoreductase, producing the protein MRIGVIGTGRIGTIHANTLSRNREVGSLILTDVDPARAQGLAHRLGETAAPGVDEIFKWGVDAVVITTATSAHAELIGRAARSGLPVFCEKPIALDLPGTLHAIGEVEAAGTILQMGFQRRFDTGYTGARDAVLSGRLGRLHTVRALSSDQAPPPPGWLPLSGGLYRDTLIHDFDVLRWVTGHEIVDVYAAGSDAGPPMFREAGDVDTGAAVLTLDDGTLATATATRLNGAGYDVRMELAGELDQIVVGLDDRTPIASTEPTGPPAADKPWSGFLERFGPAYEAELSAFVEVVLGRRANPCDGREALQALRIAEACELSRRDRRMVALAEIPGRVESAFR; encoded by the coding sequence ATGCGCATCGGGGTCATCGGTACGGGGCGGATCGGCACCATTCATGCGAACACGCTCAGCCGCAATCGCGAGGTGGGATCCCTGATCCTCACCGACGTGGATCCGGCGCGGGCCCAGGGGCTCGCCCACCGTCTCGGGGAGACGGCGGCTCCGGGGGTGGACGAGATCTTCAAGTGGGGCGTGGACGCCGTGGTGATCACCACGGCCACATCGGCCCACGCCGAACTGATCGGTCGGGCAGCACGCTCCGGACTCCCGGTGTTCTGCGAGAAGCCCATCGCCCTCGACCTGCCCGGCACACTGCACGCCATCGGCGAGGTCGAGGCCGCAGGGACGATCCTGCAGATGGGGTTCCAGCGCCGCTTCGACACGGGCTACACGGGTGCGCGCGACGCGGTGCTCTCGGGCCGGCTCGGGCGGCTGCACACCGTACGGGCGCTCTCGTCCGACCAGGCCCCTCCCCCGCCCGGGTGGCTCCCGCTGTCCGGCGGGCTGTACCGGGACACGCTGATCCACGACTTCGACGTCCTGCGCTGGGTGACGGGGCACGAGATCGTCGACGTGTACGCGGCCGGGTCCGATGCGGGGCCGCCGATGTTCCGGGAGGCGGGCGACGTGGACACGGGTGCCGCGGTGCTCACGCTCGACGACGGCACTCTCGCCACGGCCACGGCGACGCGGTTGAACGGCGCCGGCTACGACGTGCGCATGGAGCTGGCCGGGGAACTCGACCAGATCGTCGTCGGCCTGGACGACCGTACGCCGATCGCGTCCACGGAGCCGACCGGACCGCCGGCCGCCGACAAGCCGTGGTCGGGTTTCCTGGAGCGCTTCGGGCCCGCCTACGAGGCCGAACTGTCCGCGTTCGTCGAGGTCGTGCTCGGGCGGCGGGCCAACCCGTGCGACGGGCGGGAGGCCTTGCAGGCACTGCGGATCGCCGAGGCGTGCGAACTCTCCAGACGGGACCGCAGAATGGTGGCACTCGCGGAGATCCCGGGCCGGGTGGAGTCGGCGTTCAGATGA